A DNA window from Kitasatospora atroaurantiaca contains the following coding sequences:
- the dusB gene encoding tRNA dihydrouridine synthase DusB → MTSTPTGTPAAPATPEFAPLNIGPMQVWPPVVLAPMAGITNAPFRTLCREQSGGKGLYVSEMITTRALVERNAKTMQLIHFDPSEKPRSIQLYGVDPVTVGKAARMIADEGLADHIDLNFGCPVPKVTRKGGGSALPYKRNLLREILREAVGNAGGLPVTMKMRKGIDDDHLTYLDAGRIGAEEGVSAIALHGRTAAQHYGGTADWSAIARLRESVPAEIPVLGNGDIWSAEDAVRMMRETGCDGVVVGRGCLGRPWLFKDLVAIFEGDVDHARPSFADVAKAMVRHAQLLGEWMGDEGRGVVDFRKHVAWYTKGFSVGSELRVKLAMSSSLVELGETLAQVEQEQLWPAGADGPRGRTSGNNRVVLPEGWLDDPYDCALPSADAESDTSGG, encoded by the coding sequence ATGACCAGCACGCCCACCGGCACCCCGGCCGCCCCGGCCACCCCCGAGTTCGCGCCGCTGAACATCGGACCGATGCAGGTGTGGCCGCCCGTCGTCCTGGCGCCGATGGCGGGGATCACCAACGCCCCGTTCCGGACGCTCTGCCGTGAGCAGAGCGGCGGCAAGGGTCTCTACGTCTCCGAGATGATCACGACCCGGGCGCTGGTCGAGCGCAATGCCAAGACCATGCAGCTGATCCACTTCGACCCGAGCGAGAAGCCGCGCTCCATCCAGCTGTACGGGGTCGACCCGGTGACCGTCGGCAAGGCGGCCCGGATGATCGCGGACGAGGGCCTCGCGGACCACATCGACCTCAACTTCGGCTGCCCCGTCCCCAAGGTGACCCGCAAGGGCGGCGGCTCCGCGCTGCCGTACAAGCGGAACCTGCTGCGCGAGATCCTGCGTGAGGCGGTCGGCAACGCCGGCGGTCTCCCGGTCACCATGAAGATGCGCAAGGGCATCGACGACGACCATCTGACCTACCTGGACGCGGGCCGGATCGGCGCCGAGGAGGGCGTGTCGGCCATCGCGCTGCACGGCCGCACGGCCGCCCAGCACTACGGCGGCACCGCCGACTGGTCGGCCATCGCCCGGCTGCGGGAGTCCGTCCCGGCCGAGATCCCGGTCCTGGGCAACGGTGACATCTGGTCGGCCGAGGACGCGGTCCGGATGATGCGCGAGACGGGCTGCGACGGCGTCGTGGTCGGCCGCGGCTGCCTCGGCCGGCCTTGGCTCTTCAAGGACCTGGTCGCGATCTTCGAGGGCGATGTCGACCACGCCCGCCCCAGCTTCGCCGATGTGGCGAAGGCGATGGTCCGGCACGCGCAGCTGCTCGGGGAGTGGATGGGCGACGAAGGGCGCGGCGTGGTCGACTTCCGCAAGCATGTCGCCTGGTACACCAAGGGCTTCTCGGTCGGTTCGGAGCTGCGGGTGAAGCTGGCGATGTCCAGTTCACTGGTCGAACTGGGGGAGACCCTCGCCCAGGTCGAGCAGGAGCAGCTCTGGCCGGCCGGCGCGGACGGTCCGCGTGGCCGGACCAGCGGAAACAACCGTGTTGTACTTCCCGAGGGCTGGTTGGACGATCCGTACGACTGCGCCCTGCCCAGCGCTGACGCCGAGTCGGACACCTCGGGTGGATGA
- a CDS encoding CHAT domain-containing protein: MTAVHTLLIRIDELRPDSPGYPVTVFVDPFDSWPGGPGGPGGPGGPGELHRQGWIPRLHPPGEAGNGQQAWSASQLTEACSLLDGPYDARTAAAAGGLAQRMLDESEVWQVWSDYAKRSSGAGRPLLTLFDVRDAALRELPWELLVAPELGHQHIAQHHLHRLARARWQPRPLSALSLPLRVLLVVGEDDDKRLRMDAEVEAVRTALRGPVGDWHMEVLTTPTRQEFFQAYDQLRPQVLHFAGHCVNDGFGRAVLRLRPPGAEPWHLTGPEIAGRFAEHPPQLVVLNACRGKTISLDPAVSVAGQERSGVLRSAADGFLDAGVTALVTMLGDLESPSAGLFAETLYTELAAEQPLDDAVWRARRKLSDKYGLDRPDWALPSLTVTTAPTHVLGRRALTPRHAAEKRFEDPGAPMRLTVDRVTERRQLLDGFGPYGPARPVVVVTGPEKIGKTTLVRHALHIWHRNGAGTVRVDLRARGRSIAWRDALGMIGDALRVAYPAEADAALQQFDRRWRSEASGVTRLADHLSQLLPAGLGESVGLGEDQTAGLFRTFGQALDTLAEQGAGHGLVLALDDLSMIEEGAVHDLFAPYLLKPLLARPDTRVRFVLITGSATDNPGQILPWDVAAEAAHVRVGPFSAADAKDIFAEYGSALGFTAEVEDRWRQLVNAWAGGGQSGFGPISLIQAREFFRGRPQ, from the coding sequence ATGACCGCCGTACACACCCTCCTCATCCGCATCGACGAGCTGCGCCCCGACAGCCCCGGCTACCCGGTCACGGTTTTCGTGGACCCCTTCGACTCCTGGCCAGGCGGCCCAGGCGGCCCGGGCGGCCCAGGCGGCCCGGGCGAACTGCACCGCCAGGGCTGGATCCCCCGATTACACCCACCGGGCGAGGCCGGCAACGGCCAGCAGGCATGGAGCGCCTCGCAGCTGACCGAAGCCTGTTCCCTCCTCGACGGCCCCTACGACGCCCGGACGGCTGCCGCCGCCGGAGGTCTCGCCCAGCGGATGCTCGACGAGTCCGAGGTCTGGCAGGTCTGGAGCGACTACGCCAAGCGCTCCAGCGGAGCCGGGCGCCCGCTGCTGACGCTGTTCGACGTACGGGACGCAGCTCTGCGCGAGCTGCCGTGGGAGCTGCTCGTCGCGCCCGAACTCGGTCACCAGCACATCGCCCAGCACCACCTGCACCGCCTCGCCAGGGCACGTTGGCAGCCGAGGCCGCTGAGCGCGCTGTCGCTTCCGTTGCGGGTCCTGCTCGTGGTCGGAGAGGACGACGACAAGCGCCTGCGGATGGACGCGGAGGTCGAAGCCGTCCGAACGGCGCTGCGTGGTCCGGTGGGTGACTGGCATATGGAGGTGCTCACCACGCCCACGCGGCAGGAGTTCTTCCAGGCGTACGACCAGCTCAGGCCCCAGGTCCTGCACTTCGCCGGGCACTGCGTCAACGACGGATTCGGCCGCGCGGTGCTGCGGCTGCGCCCTCCCGGCGCCGAGCCATGGCACCTGACCGGCCCGGAGATCGCGGGCAGGTTCGCCGAGCACCCTCCACAGCTGGTGGTGTTGAACGCCTGCCGAGGGAAGACCATCAGCCTCGATCCGGCGGTCAGCGTCGCGGGCCAGGAGCGTTCCGGAGTCCTCAGGTCGGCCGCCGACGGCTTCCTGGACGCCGGAGTGACGGCCCTGGTCACCATGTTGGGTGACCTGGAGTCGCCGAGCGCCGGGTTGTTCGCCGAGACCCTGTACACCGAACTCGCCGCCGAGCAGCCGCTGGACGACGCGGTGTGGCGAGCACGCCGGAAGCTGTCCGACAAGTACGGCCTCGACCGGCCCGACTGGGCGTTGCCGTCCCTCACCGTGACCACCGCACCCACCCACGTCCTCGGCCGCCGTGCGCTGACCCCGCGCCATGCGGCCGAGAAGCGTTTCGAGGACCCCGGCGCGCCGATGAGGCTCACGGTCGACCGCGTCACCGAGCGTCGGCAGCTGCTCGACGGCTTCGGCCCGTACGGACCGGCCAGGCCGGTCGTCGTGGTGACCGGACCGGAGAAGATCGGCAAGACCACGCTGGTCCGCCACGCGCTGCACATCTGGCACCGCAACGGCGCCGGGACCGTCCGGGTCGACCTGCGGGCCCGCGGTCGCAGCATCGCCTGGCGGGACGCGCTCGGCATGATCGGCGACGCCCTGCGGGTGGCCTACCCGGCCGAGGCCGACGCCGCGTTGCAGCAGTTCGACCGGCGGTGGCGGAGCGAGGCCTCGGGCGTCACACGGCTCGCCGACCACCTCTCCCAGCTCTTGCCCGCCGGCCTGGGCGAGAGCGTGGGCCTCGGCGAGGACCAGACGGCAGGCCTGTTCCGGACGTTCGGCCAGGCGCTGGACACCCTTGCCGAGCAGGGCGCGGGCCACGGTCTGGTCCTCGCACTCGACGATCTGTCGATGATCGAGGAGGGAGCGGTCCACGACCTGTTCGCGCCGTACCTGCTCAAACCGCTCCTCGCGCGGCCGGACACCCGGGTACGGTTCGTCCTGATCACCGGTTCCGCAACCGACAACCCCGGGCAGATACTTCCGTGGGACGTCGCGGCGGAGGCCGCGCACGTACGGGTCGGTCCCTTCAGCGCGGCGGACGCCAAGGACATCTTCGCCGAGTACGGATCCGCCCTCGGCTTCACCGCCGAAGTGGAGGACCGCTGGCGCCAGTTGGTGAACGCGTGGGCCGGCGGCGGACAGAGCGGATTCGGTCCGATCAGCCTGATCCAGGCTCGGGAGTTCTTTCGGGGGAGGCCGCAGTGA
- a CDS encoding DUF4097 family beta strand repeat-containing protein yields MSARGLWRLLGGLVLGLAVLAGGSAAWGQLARQSDTDHQTYWQPISAVEVDSGSAMVKIEAGAADRVTVSENLDWALRRPSVSRTVTGSVLKVSVSCRTPVGLMGCGVTLDIQVPAATAIRAKGSSGTTLVRGVSGEIRARTTSGQVRLDGVSGPIWAWATSGQITGKELASQVVQAAAGSGRVDLSYARSPHSVTATTTSGSLAVSVPADRTRYRVDGRTTSGSWDVDPGLLDSAADRTIDVTTMSGQVSVMYATR; encoded by the coding sequence GTGAGTGCCCGCGGGCTCTGGCGGCTTCTGGGCGGACTGGTGCTGGGCCTGGCAGTGCTTGCCGGCGGTTCGGCTGCCTGGGGCCAGCTGGCACGCCAGAGCGACACGGACCATCAGACGTACTGGCAGCCGATCAGCGCCGTGGAGGTGGATTCCGGCAGTGCCATGGTCAAGATCGAGGCAGGCGCCGCAGACCGGGTGACGGTCTCGGAGAATCTGGACTGGGCGCTGCGTCGTCCGTCCGTCTCCCGGACGGTGACGGGCTCCGTCCTGAAGGTCTCGGTCAGCTGCCGCACGCCGGTCGGCCTGATGGGCTGCGGCGTGACCCTCGACATCCAGGTCCCGGCCGCGACCGCGATCCGGGCCAAGGGCAGCTCCGGCACCACACTGGTCCGTGGGGTCTCCGGGGAGATCCGGGCCCGGACCACCTCCGGGCAGGTGCGACTGGACGGCGTGAGCGGTCCGATCTGGGCCTGGGCGACGTCCGGGCAGATCACCGGCAAGGAGCTGGCTTCCCAGGTTGTCCAGGCCGCCGCCGGATCCGGTCGGGTCGACCTGTCCTACGCCCGCTCACCCCATTCCGTCACAGCCACCACCACCTCGGGCTCGCTGGCGGTCTCCGTCCCCGCGGACCGGACGCGGTACCGGGTCGACGGCCGCACCACCTCCGGCTCCTGGGATGTCGACCCAGGCCTGCTCGACAGCGCCGCCGATCGCACTATCGACGTCACCACCATGTCAGGGCAGGTCAGCGTCATGTACGCGACCAGGTGA
- a CDS encoding response regulator, translating to MRAVIAEDSVLLRVGLVKVLEAVGYEVAAAVGDAEQLLTAVEQHAPQVVVADVRMPPGYTDEGVRAALMIRRQWPETAVLLLSQYVEERYAADLLSGNTSGVGYLLKERVANVDDFVDALQRVAEGGTALDPEVVAQLLLRRHRDPLERLTPRERHVLALMAEGRSNTAIAETLVVSDSAVAKHINSIFTKLDLPPADAMHRRVLAVLRFLEVGQ from the coding sequence GTGCGAGCTGTGATCGCCGAGGACTCGGTCCTGCTGCGAGTGGGCCTGGTCAAGGTCCTGGAGGCGGTCGGCTACGAGGTCGCCGCCGCCGTCGGCGACGCCGAGCAGCTGCTCACGGCCGTCGAGCAGCACGCACCGCAGGTCGTGGTGGCAGATGTCCGGATGCCACCCGGCTACACCGACGAGGGCGTCCGCGCCGCGCTGATGATCCGTCGCCAGTGGCCCGAGACGGCGGTGCTGCTGCTCTCCCAGTACGTGGAGGAGCGCTACGCCGCCGATCTGCTGTCCGGCAACACCAGCGGCGTCGGCTATCTGCTCAAGGAGCGGGTGGCCAACGTGGACGACTTCGTGGACGCCCTGCAGCGGGTCGCCGAAGGCGGTACGGCACTGGATCCGGAGGTGGTCGCCCAACTGCTGCTCCGTCGGCACCGGGACCCGTTGGAGCGGCTGACACCCCGCGAGCGGCATGTCCTGGCACTGATGGCGGAAGGTCGCTCCAACACAGCCATCGCCGAGACCCTGGTGGTCAGCGACAGCGCGGTGGCCAAGCACATCAACAGCATCTTCACCAAGCTGGATCTGCCGCCCGCCGATGCCATGCACCGCCGGGTGCTGGCGGTGCTCCGCTTCCTGGAGGTGGGCCAGTGA
- a CDS encoding sensor histidine kinase: MSASALRRVLARGAAHAPWAAATRRDALFIAAGVPLGLPTLLSLSVPKAAGLLLLVVVCLDLLTTAQRSRFRTLRGFEVPGRPAGDAGWLVRLRAGLTWRQAAYHVLAAPVFSVAAVVILLALGAGLVMATVYGWAFLMPHASALRSGPGWTTHDAVATVGGLALLWAVPWAAAWLAGLDERAARTLLGPNRAEVLERRVEDLAESRAGVVDAADAERRRIERDLHDGAQQRLVSLAMNLGLARRTLGDVPPEAMQVIVEAHEEAQAAIVELRDLVRGLHPVVLEDRGLDAALSGIAARAPVPVRLEVDLPARIAPTIEAVAYFTVSEALANVAKHARASRVDLSVRQQAEQLRIVITDDGVGGADPARGTGLVGLRKRAASVDGTLAITSPLGGPTTITVELPCEL, translated from the coding sequence ATGTCAGCTTCAGCCCTCCGCCGCGTGCTCGCCCGGGGTGCCGCCCACGCCCCCTGGGCAGCGGCCACCCGGCGGGACGCGCTGTTCATCGCAGCAGGGGTGCCACTGGGCCTGCCCACCCTGCTGTCGCTGAGCGTGCCGAAGGCGGCCGGGCTCCTCCTACTCGTGGTGGTCTGCCTCGATCTGCTGACGACGGCTCAGCGCAGCCGCTTCCGGACCTTGCGCGGTTTCGAGGTGCCCGGCCGTCCGGCCGGCGATGCGGGCTGGCTCGTCCGGTTGCGCGCCGGGCTGACCTGGCGGCAGGCCGCCTACCACGTGCTCGCCGCGCCGGTGTTCTCCGTCGCCGCCGTCGTGATCCTGCTCGCCTTGGGAGCGGGCCTGGTGATGGCGACGGTCTACGGTTGGGCCTTCCTCATGCCGCACGCGAGCGCGCTGCGCTCCGGCCCGGGCTGGACGACTCACGACGCCGTGGCCACGGTGGGCGGCCTCGCCCTGCTCTGGGCGGTCCCATGGGCAGCCGCCTGGTTGGCCGGGCTCGACGAGCGGGCCGCGCGCACCCTGCTCGGTCCGAACCGGGCCGAGGTGCTCGAGCGCCGGGTCGAGGATCTCGCCGAGAGCCGAGCCGGGGTGGTGGACGCCGCCGATGCGGAGCGCCGCCGCATCGAGCGGGATCTGCACGACGGCGCCCAGCAGCGCCTGGTCTCGCTGGCCATGAACCTCGGCCTGGCCCGCCGCACTCTCGGAGACGTTCCACCCGAAGCCATGCAGGTCATCGTGGAGGCGCACGAGGAGGCCCAGGCCGCCATCGTCGAGTTGCGCGACCTGGTCCGAGGACTGCACCCCGTGGTCCTGGAGGACCGCGGGCTGGATGCCGCTCTCTCCGGTATCGCCGCCCGTGCGCCCGTCCCCGTGCGGCTCGAGGTGGACCTGCCCGCCCGCATCGCCCCCACCATCGAGGCCGTCGCCTACTTCACCGTCTCCGAGGCCCTGGCCAATGTGGCCAAACACGCCAGAGCCTCCCGGGTCGACCTGTCGGTACGTCAGCAGGCCGAGCAGCTGCGGATCGTGATAACCGACGACGGGGTCGGCGGCGCCGATCCCGCCAGGGGCACCGGGCTCGTCGGGCTGCGCAAACGCGCCGCCTCGGTGGACGGCACCCTGGCCATCACCAGCCCCCTCGGGGGCCCGACCACCATCACCGTGGAGTTGCCGTGCGAGCTGTGA
- a CDS encoding helix-turn-helix transcriptional regulator: MTTSTAPAATRRQELAAFLRSRRERISPEQVGLPLTGRRRTPGLRREEVAHLAAVGVTWYTWLEQGRDIQVSSQVLDSVARTLQLDPTERAHLFVLAGAEDPAPVVDCPTVTPAVRTLLDQLEPLPAAVLNSRYDILAFNRAYTRILGDLDALPFEDRNVMWLAFTDSYFASVLVDRESARAAVVARFRASMADHGAEPAWKCLLQRMRQASPDFEAMWERHEVEGLGNGLKRFLLPGVGLLRVEYTNLWLGPRPSTRLTVYTPLDEETRGRLEQLAAEG, encoded by the coding sequence ATGACGACCAGCACCGCGCCCGCCGCCACCCGCCGCCAGGAGTTGGCCGCCTTCCTGCGCAGCCGCCGCGAGCGGATCTCGCCGGAGCAGGTCGGCCTGCCGTTGACCGGGCGTCGCCGGACGCCGGGGCTGCGCCGCGAGGAAGTCGCGCACCTGGCCGCCGTCGGGGTCACCTGGTACACCTGGCTCGAGCAGGGCCGGGATATCCAGGTGTCGAGCCAAGTCCTGGACTCCGTTGCCCGGACGCTGCAACTCGACCCGACCGAGCGGGCGCACCTCTTCGTGCTGGCCGGCGCCGAGGACCCCGCCCCGGTCGTCGACTGCCCGACCGTCACGCCGGCCGTCCGGACGCTGCTCGACCAACTTGAGCCGCTTCCTGCCGCGGTGCTCAACAGCCGTTACGACATCCTGGCGTTCAACCGGGCGTACACCCGGATCCTCGGTGATCTCGACGCGCTGCCCTTCGAGGACCGGAACGTCATGTGGCTCGCCTTCACCGACTCCTACTTCGCCTCGGTGCTCGTCGACCGGGAATCGGCGCGCGCGGCCGTCGTCGCCCGGTTCCGTGCCTCGATGGCCGATCATGGTGCCGAGCCGGCCTGGAAGTGCCTGCTGCAGCGGATGCGTCAGGCCTCTCCGGACTTCGAGGCGATGTGGGAGCGGCACGAGGTGGAGGGTCTTGGCAACGGGCTCAAGCGCTTCCTGCTGCCCGGTGTCGGGCTCCTCCGGGTCGAGTACACCAACCTCTGGCTCGGCCCACGGCCGAGCACCAGGCTTACGGTCTACACCCCACTGGACGAGGAGACCCGCGGCCGGCTGGAGCAGTTGGCCGCGGAAGGCTGA